In Leptospira sp. WS58.C1, a single genomic region encodes these proteins:
- a CDS encoding NADP-dependent isocitrate dehydrogenase — translation MAKIKVKTPLVELDGDEMTRIIWKEIKDRFIHPYLDIELDYYDLGVEYRDKTEDKVTVDSANAILKYGVGVKCATITPNQDRVVEYKLKKEWKSPNGTIRSILDGTVFRKPIIVNNIPSGVRSWQKPIVVGRHAFGDLYKDTELYIPEAGKVEIVFTTKDGKEKERVTINDFDGPGVVMGQFNLDKSIYSFAEACFNYAISEKINVWFATKDTISKKYHARFRAIFDEVSTKRAAELKAAGIEYWYYLIDDAVAQIVKNPGGMLWALMNYDGDVMSDMVASGFGSLGLMTSVLVSPDGKFEYEAAHGTVTRHYRQYQKGETTSTNSVASIFAWTGALAKRGELDGTPDVVAFAQKLEKAVIDTIEAGEMTKDLVLLTTTKGPKQLDTFQFMEAIQKRL, via the coding sequence ATGGCTAAAATTAAGGTGAAAACTCCTCTCGTCGAACTCGACGGGGACGAGATGACACGCATAATTTGGAAAGAAATTAAGGATCGTTTTATTCATCCTTATCTTGATATTGAATTAGATTATTATGATCTAGGCGTAGAATACCGCGATAAAACGGAAGATAAGGTCACTGTAGATTCCGCTAATGCTATTTTAAAATACGGAGTGGGTGTTAAGTGTGCTACCATCACCCCGAACCAAGATCGAGTCGTTGAATACAAACTCAAAAAAGAATGGAAGTCCCCGAACGGTACCATTCGTTCCATTCTGGACGGAACCGTATTCCGTAAACCGATCATCGTAAATAATATCCCTTCCGGAGTTAGGTCCTGGCAAAAACCGATCGTTGTCGGTCGTCACGCATTCGGTGACCTTTATAAAGACACCGAGCTATATATTCCGGAAGCTGGAAAAGTAGAGATCGTATTTACTACAAAAGACGGAAAAGAAAAAGAAAGAGTAACTATCAACGACTTCGACGGACCTGGAGTTGTGATGGGACAGTTCAACTTGGACAAGTCCATCTATAGCTTTGCAGAAGCTTGTTTCAATTACGCGATTTCCGAAAAGATCAATGTTTGGTTCGCTACAAAAGATACTATTTCCAAAAAATATCATGCTCGTTTCCGTGCGATCTTCGACGAAGTTTCCACTAAAAGAGCAGCGGAACTCAAAGCTGCAGGTATCGAATACTGGTATTACCTAATCGACGACGCGGTCGCTCAGATCGTTAAGAATCCTGGCGGAATGCTTTGGGCCCTTATGAATTACGACGGAGATGTGATGTCCGATATGGTTGCTTCCGGATTCGGATCGTTAGGACTTATGACTTCCGTTCTTGTTTCTCCTGACGGAAAATTCGAATACGAAGCGGCTCACGGAACTGTGACTCGTCACTATCGTCAGTATCAAAAGGGGGAAACCACTTCTACCAACTCTGTAGCTTCTATCTTTGCATGGACTGGAGCTCTTGCTAAGAGAGGAGAATTGGATGGAACTCCTGACGTAGTTGCTTTCGCTCAAAAATTAGAGAAGGCGGTAATCGATACGATCGAAGCGGGAGAGATGACCAAGGACTTGGTATTACTTACTACTACAAAAGGCCCGAAACAATTGGATACCTTCCAGTTTATGGAGGCGATCCAAAAACGCCTCTAA
- a CDS encoding TIGR00730 family Rossman fold protein, whose product MTQMKPAICIFCGSRPGKEPRYHQAAVFLGHLMATEGIGLVYGGATSGLMGAVADSVLEKGGSVIGVLPEFLTNKEIAHKGITELILVPTMHERKLLMYEKSIAFIALPGGIGTLEELVEVTSWNQLGVLSKPIGILNVNGFFDPLLQQLDHMVEEGFLDSQTREWIEVSADPEELFEKIIKRSRI is encoded by the coding sequence CTGACCCAGATGAAACCAGCCATTTGTATATTCTGCGGTTCTAGACCTGGTAAAGAACCACGTTACCACCAAGCCGCAGTGTTCTTAGGTCATCTAATGGCCACTGAGGGAATTGGGCTGGTGTATGGAGGAGCAACCTCCGGATTGATGGGAGCCGTTGCCGATTCCGTTTTAGAAAAAGGCGGATCAGTAATCGGAGTTCTTCCCGAGTTCCTAACGAATAAAGAAATTGCTCATAAAGGAATTACGGAACTTATCTTAGTTCCAACCATGCATGAAAGAAAACTTCTCATGTACGAAAAATCCATAGCTTTTATCGCTTTGCCCGGCGGGATCGGAACCTTAGAAGAATTGGTCGAAGTAACTTCTTGGAATCAACTCGGAGTTCTTTCCAAACCGATCGGGATATTGAATGTAAACGGATTTTTCGATCCCTTATTGCAACAATTGGATCATATGGTCGAGGAAGGTTTCTTAGATTCTCAGACCAGAGAATGGATAGAAGTCAGCGCTGATCCCGAAGAACTTTTCGAAAAGATCATAAAAAGAAGTAGGATCTAA
- a CDS encoding ankyrin repeat domain-containing protein: MDWNDLFRAVKTGNNGTLRALLSEAATRDGFAEEFPELRDSYGCGLLYWAIKEGNKEATGLLVEYGSDPNETSSRGETALLLALESENPELTTILLDYGADPELRDMDGNTPLTRAISSGKLELVEILFDLPNHPPDIESRNGEGYSPLLLAVDMGHLEIAEYLVSKGADPKKKNSEGRTILHLTALHNDYEILDLFSENKEVRSLLENKDQDGNTPLLLSALYDSVECLERLLNLGADPLAKNLSGKTAKEEAYRMKFHHTLKVIDKATISLLFRAASEGKTDIVEKILSNGYEAEVRDILGRTPLLLAVKSGKTDLIELLVKNGASPYSTDKEGNSPLALAEVSESPALQQIFKQFLNPEEGK; this comes from the coding sequence GTGGACTGGAACGATCTTTTTCGGGCAGTAAAAACAGGTAATAACGGAACCCTTCGCGCCTTATTATCCGAGGCAGCGACAAGAGACGGTTTTGCAGAAGAATTTCCTGAACTAAGAGATTCATACGGCTGCGGACTATTGTACTGGGCTATCAAAGAAGGAAATAAAGAGGCTACCGGTCTTTTAGTCGAATACGGCTCCGATCCGAATGAGACTAGCTCTAGGGGAGAAACAGCACTTCTTCTCGCATTGGAATCGGAGAATCCGGAGCTCACAACAATCCTACTGGATTATGGAGCGGATCCCGAACTCAGGGATATGGATGGCAACACTCCCTTAACCAGAGCGATCAGTTCCGGAAAATTAGAATTAGTAGAGATATTATTCGATCTACCCAATCATCCTCCGGATATAGAATCTAGAAACGGAGAAGGTTATTCCCCTCTTCTACTCGCGGTGGATATGGGTCATTTAGAGATCGCGGAATATCTTGTCTCCAAAGGTGCGGATCCTAAAAAGAAAAATTCGGAAGGCCGGACCATTCTTCATCTCACCGCGTTACATAATGATTATGAAATCTTGGATCTATTTTCGGAGAATAAAGAAGTACGTTCTTTATTAGAGAATAAGGACCAAGACGGAAATACTCCTCTTCTTCTTTCTGCATTGTACGATAGCGTAGAGTGTTTGGAAAGATTGCTGAACTTAGGAGCAGATCCTTTGGCTAAAAATCTAAGCGGTAAAACAGCCAAAGAAGAAGCTTATAGAATGAAATTCCATCATACTTTGAAGGTCATTGACAAGGCCACAATCTCCTTATTGTTTAGAGCTGCTTCCGAAGGAAAAACGGATATAGTAGAAAAGATCTTAAGCAACGGTTACGAAGCAGAAGTCCGGGACATTCTTGGCCGGACTCCTTTACTACTTGCCGTAAAATCGGGAAAAACGGACCTGATCGAGTTATTAGTAAAAAATGGGGCTTCTCCTTATTCCACAGACAAGGAAGGAAATTCTCCTTTAGCGTTAGCCGAAGTTTCCGAAAGTCCGGCCCTCCAGCAGATATTTAAACAATTCCTGAATCCGGAAGAAGGAAAGTAA
- a CDS encoding VOC family protein: MEVNHIGITSRDPEVSANFYREIFGLPQEEETEKAAKVLGIGKSNIAIYGEKNDPSSPVFGSGCDFAIRVDPKSFREIEERLFSQRLEYGVRKSSKTLFLNFQDPDGYLVELMCEEE; the protein is encoded by the coding sequence ATGGAAGTGAATCATATCGGCATCACCTCCCGTGATCCGGAAGTAAGTGCGAATTTTTATCGTGAAATTTTCGGTCTCCCCCAAGAGGAGGAGACCGAAAAAGCGGCAAAAGTCCTTGGCATCGGAAAATCGAATATTGCGATTTATGGGGAGAAGAATGATCCTTCTTCTCCCGTATTCGGGTCCGGATGTGATTTTGCGATCAGGGTAGATCCAAAAAGTTTCCGTGAGATCGAAGAAAGATTGTTCTCTCAAAGATTGGAATATGGTGTTCGTAAATCTTCTAAGACACTTTTTCTGAATTTCCAAGATCCGGACGGTTACTTGGTGGAATTGATGTGTGAAGAGGAATAG
- a CDS encoding AEC family transporter, which translates to MSNFIVIGLCFLFGILIRSKGKFPSDSHKVINSFIISVSLPCMEFGPLRHASLDGNFLTFASMPWVLFGFGFLFFSLVGKLLHWKESTVVCLCLSAGLGNTSFLGIPLIESYYSKEGLPTVLIIDQLGTFLTLAIPGTYLGTRARHALQSSETKSSIWKILFTFPPFIALLVSLVSRPISVPPELESAIARIGDTLIPLALFSVGFQLPGTIRVNSEEPNAENPKRESDNSFRMRIPLLFGLIFKLIIGPILVWLCFGTFFHYSEKNLDSDFLRNFKILIMESAMAPMITGSLLAAEWGLAPRLAVSLVGIGIPLSFLTTLGLYYLLENQAWTGTIFFGQ; encoded by the coding sequence ATGTCTAATTTTATAGTAATCGGACTTTGTTTTCTATTCGGGATACTGATCCGCAGCAAAGGAAAATTTCCTTCCGATTCACATAAGGTTATCAATTCATTTATCATTTCCGTTTCGCTTCCTTGTATGGAATTCGGACCTCTGCGTCATGCTTCTCTGGATGGGAACTTTTTAACTTTTGCTTCCATGCCTTGGGTTCTGTTCGGATTCGGATTTTTATTCTTCAGCTTAGTTGGAAAACTTTTACATTGGAAAGAAAGTACGGTAGTATGCCTTTGCCTTTCTGCGGGATTAGGAAACACTTCCTTTTTGGGAATACCGCTAATAGAATCCTATTATTCGAAAGAGGGACTTCCTACAGTACTCATTATAGACCAGCTTGGAACTTTTCTCACTCTTGCCATTCCCGGGACTTATTTAGGGACAAGGGCAAGGCACGCGCTCCAATCCTCCGAAACAAAATCCTCTATTTGGAAGATATTATTCACCTTCCCTCCCTTCATCGCGTTATTGGTATCTTTAGTTTCTCGTCCGATTTCTGTTCCTCCTGAGCTTGAATCAGCGATTGCAAGGATCGGAGACACCCTCATCCCACTTGCTCTTTTTTCAGTCGGATTCCAACTTCCTGGGACCATTCGCGTCAATTCCGAAGAACCAAATGCCGAAAATCCCAAAAGAGAATCAGATAATTCTTTTAGGATGAGAATTCCTTTGTTATTCGGTTTAATATTCAAATTGATCATAGGTCCCATCTTGGTCTGGCTTTGTTTCGGAACATTCTTCCATTATTCAGAAAAGAATCTAGACTCTGATTTTCTCAGAAATTTTAAGATACTCATCATGGAATCCGCTATGGCTCCCATGATCACCGGAAGTCTTCTCGCAGCGGAATGGGGACTTGCACCTAGACTTGCTGTTTCCTTAGTTGGAATCGGAATACCGCTTTCTTTTCTAACGACCTTGGGATTGTATTACCTCCTGGAGAATCAGGCGTGGACTGGAACGATCTTTTTCGGGCAGTAA
- a CDS encoding response regulator, which translates to MNANREIPQQDSLREGSGLPAEKLKVLIVDASKVILEIISSEFSSSLFEVQKISRIEEAALLAKEKKFDLITLGIYLEGGTGFDLCRKIRSKDKKEKFASSGARIIFVTSDFTEENRMIAHNVGADGFIEKTQDLKSFQSTIDEIIKDLVEEKKDPSQKNPSLTKRKLLIIDDSELNLMLFRRLLESKGAEVQTAISGKHALQILEKNPQEFEAIFTDMYMPDMNGNEFCSIVQKNPAYSQIRLGITSAAEESSFALDKIPSGVELFSKPYDIQEICKFLK; encoded by the coding sequence ATGAACGCGAACCGGGAAATACCTCAGCAAGACAGCCTAAGAGAGGGCTCCGGTTTGCCTGCGGAAAAACTTAAAGTACTTATTGTAGATGCAAGTAAGGTCATCCTTGAAATTATCTCCTCCGAATTCTCCTCATCTTTATTCGAGGTCCAAAAAATATCTCGTATAGAAGAAGCCGCACTACTTGCTAAAGAAAAAAAATTCGATCTGATCACTTTAGGAATCTATTTAGAAGGAGGGACCGGATTCGATCTTTGCAGAAAAATTAGAAGCAAGGATAAGAAGGAAAAATTCGCATCCTCGGGAGCCAGGATCATATTCGTGACATCCGATTTTACGGAAGAAAATCGGATGATCGCTCACAATGTAGGTGCAGACGGTTTTATTGAAAAAACCCAAGACCTGAAATCCTTTCAGTCCACGATCGACGAAATCATAAAAGATCTAGTGGAAGAGAAAAAGGATCCTTCTCAAAAAAATCCTAGTTTAACAAAACGCAAATTACTGATCATAGACGATTCCGAATTGAACCTGATGTTATTCAGGAGATTACTGGAATCTAAAGGAGCGGAGGTCCAAACCGCAATTTCAGGAAAACATGCACTCCAGATTTTGGAAAAAAATCCACAGGAATTCGAAGCGATCTTTACGGATATGTATATGCCTGATATGAACGGGAACGAATTCTGTAGTATCGTCCAAAAAAACCCCGCATATTCTCAGATCCGATTGGGGATCACTTCAGCCGCTGAGGAATCCTCTTTTGCTTTGGATAAGATACCGAGCGGTGTAGAGTTATTCTCCAAACCGTACGATATACAAGAGATCTGTAAATTTTTGAAATAA
- a CDS encoding LA_2444/LA_4059 family outer membrane protein: MQTFLKLSASIFLGIFLFVSSPVLSQGKLPDPETLEKEADELEYQAGKSQVQAERRRLALLAAEKRKQAADVRNELHDRELSKPYNRPTLDIQFAALQSTWESEVLARQKNIGVNNFNTILSASGAYENAQTAAANAGVNPNLLNDSITSYSSPQGNTKTAFPIKLSYLNTAKTFGIEFNYLDLKIKPSYTTVDTASALSALAPVQFHSVQYRRLDYSLNFAWYMQTATGRIGIAVGARNLDIISSEYGVIPGNYGFGKSEEKAGGLGPQIGVRIFKNFNAFLLGHFKADYFRTLGHYNRNTQGILNGIGGPYILDTAPPGGLKENVLSRTGYEIDVGLSLLRSRWLKYTLGFQYTELISKVSGYNYNPNVIPGSPGDVLFLNQVSKPLDQISTGSALQKEVHDKFYGIYLSLTLTI, from the coding sequence TTGCAGACTTTCCTGAAACTTTCCGCATCCATATTTTTAGGTATATTTTTATTCGTTTCCAGTCCCGTACTTTCCCAGGGGAAATTACCGGATCCGGAAACCTTAGAAAAAGAAGCAGACGAGCTGGAATACCAAGCAGGTAAATCGCAGGTCCAAGCCGAAAGAAGAAGACTCGCATTACTCGCGGCAGAAAAACGAAAGCAAGCGGCAGACGTTCGGAACGAACTTCATGATAGGGAATTGTCCAAACCCTACAATAGACCTACTTTGGATATCCAATTCGCTGCATTACAATCCACCTGGGAATCGGAAGTACTAGCCAGACAAAAGAATATCGGTGTTAATAATTTTAATACGATACTGTCCGCTTCGGGCGCTTATGAAAATGCGCAAACAGCCGCGGCAAATGCCGGCGTAAATCCGAACTTATTAAACGATAGTATCACTAGTTATTCCAGCCCCCAAGGAAATACTAAGACCGCCTTTCCTATTAAACTTTCTTATTTGAATACGGCCAAAACTTTCGGAATAGAATTCAATTATTTGGATCTAAAGATCAAACCTTCCTATACGACAGTGGATACCGCGTCAGCATTGTCCGCTCTTGCTCCGGTACAATTTCATTCAGTTCAATACAGAAGATTGGATTATTCTTTGAACTTTGCTTGGTACATGCAAACCGCAACCGGAAGGATAGGTATTGCTGTCGGAGCAAGGAATTTGGATATCATTTCCAGCGAATACGGAGTGATCCCCGGGAATTATGGATTCGGAAAATCGGAAGAAAAAGCGGGCGGATTAGGTCCTCAGATTGGAGTTCGGATCTTCAAAAATTTTAACGCATTCTTATTAGGACATTTTAAAGCGGACTATTTTAGAACTTTAGGACATTATAATAGAAACACGCAAGGTATTCTGAATGGAATCGGAGGACCTTATATTTTAGATACAGCTCCTCCAGGTGGACTAAAGGAGAATGTACTCAGTAGGACCGGATATGAGATCGATGTGGGACTTTCTTTACTCAGAAGCCGTTGGTTAAAATATACTTTAGGGTTCCAATACACGGAATTGATCTCGAAGGTTTCCGGTTACAATTATAATCCGAATGTTATTCCCGGATCACCTGGAGATGTATTATTCTTAAATCAGGTTTCCAAACCTTTAGATCAGATCTCTACAGGATCCGCCTTACAAAAAGAAGTACATGATAAATTCTACGGAATTTACTTAAGTTTAACTTTAACGATTTAA
- the lnt gene encoding apolipoprotein N-acyltransferase translates to MDSFLQRFRDFQKTLFFDFFCFFWTGAFAFLAFAPFYLSHLVWIAPFGLFWITHKYSGRYWRLVGYGFLFGVFFYAIAFHWIHHMAMVFGNFPWPIAFIILLLAGVLFGAKFPIFLVSYSFLSRRVGKHSVWVAGVCGMAADMIGYQLFPWYWGNLAAGNIILAQTVEISGVYGLSFLVFVISYTIFETNPLHLPEILKSKEKRSHFIKFWTLPLALLLLFVIVGSSLYVKWKNVTPSKTLEILVVQPDAPMSIRDERGRSPREVIEDLMGRMDKMVENAVQRAGKNPDLIILPEAGIPYFSANRELLKIRMGDRIYWPRFDSLMVSFANRYKASVFFNEIDAAYKIKSSGREYLRYFNNNVVYDPNGVRRQAYQKQYLVMFGETMPFEFMYDLSPQTGRFDPGESFDLLHYYSAVPKENPQTVLPVTWEKTEGIDADFVRNYYSPTHTELKDEGSFLPLICYEVIVPEFVRKFKDSGNPQFIANLTNDKWYGTTTESDQHFELGRLRAIEWRRWLVRSTNSGISGYVDHLGNFIEGKSTSLMKAETSWQQIQVIDSPPGFYVLYGNLIPWMMIILTAIYYGNLLLRVYRKKD, encoded by the coding sequence ATGGATTCTTTTTTACAACGTTTTAGAGATTTTCAAAAAACACTGTTTTTCGACTTCTTCTGTTTTTTCTGGACCGGGGCATTTGCCTTCTTAGCCTTCGCTCCATTTTATCTCAGCCATTTAGTTTGGATTGCCCCTTTCGGTTTGTTTTGGATCACTCATAAATATTCCGGAAGATATTGGAGATTGGTAGGATACGGTTTCTTATTCGGGGTATTCTTCTATGCCATCGCATTTCATTGGATCCATCATATGGCAATGGTCTTCGGGAATTTCCCTTGGCCGATTGCGTTTATCATTCTTCTTTTAGCCGGAGTTTTGTTTGGAGCTAAGTTCCCAATCTTTTTAGTTTCGTATTCCTTTCTTTCCAGAAGAGTCGGAAAGCATAGCGTTTGGGTAGCGGGGGTTTGCGGAATGGCGGCGGACATGATCGGTTACCAACTGTTTCCTTGGTACTGGGGAAATCTTGCGGCCGGAAATATCATACTCGCTCAAACAGTGGAGATCTCGGGAGTTTACGGACTTTCCTTCTTAGTATTCGTGATCTCTTACACGATCTTTGAAACAAATCCGTTACATCTTCCGGAAATTTTAAAGTCCAAAGAAAAAAGATCCCATTTTATAAAATTCTGGACCTTGCCGTTAGCGTTACTTCTTCTTTTTGTGATCGTAGGCTCTTCATTGTATGTAAAATGGAAGAACGTAACACCAAGTAAAACCTTAGAAATCTTAGTCGTCCAACCGGATGCTCCAATGAGTATACGCGACGAGAGGGGAAGATCTCCTCGAGAAGTGATCGAAGATCTGATGGGTAGAATGGACAAAATGGTGGAGAATGCCGTCCAAAGAGCCGGTAAAAATCCGGACCTGATCATTTTACCGGAGGCTGGGATCCCGTATTTCTCTGCGAATCGTGAACTGTTAAAGATCAGAATGGGAGATCGGATCTATTGGCCTAGATTCGACTCTTTGATGGTTTCTTTCGCTAACAGATACAAAGCATCAGTATTCTTTAATGAAATAGATGCGGCTTATAAGATCAAAAGTTCCGGAAGAGAATATCTCAGGTATTTTAATAATAATGTAGTCTATGATCCGAACGGTGTCAGAAGACAGGCTTATCAAAAACAATATTTGGTAATGTTCGGTGAGACCATGCCTTTCGAGTTCATGTATGACCTGAGTCCGCAAACGGGAAGGTTTGATCCGGGAGAATCTTTCGATCTTCTACACTATTATTCCGCCGTCCCTAAGGAAAATCCTCAAACTGTTTTGCCGGTTACTTGGGAAAAAACGGAAGGAATAGATGCTGATTTCGTAAGAAATTATTATTCTCCAACTCATACCGAATTGAAGGACGAGGGTTCTTTTCTTCCTTTAATCTGTTATGAAGTGATCGTTCCGGAATTCGTAAGAAAGTTCAAAGACTCGGGGAATCCTCAGTTCATTGCAAATCTCACCAATGATAAATGGTATGGAACCACTACTGAAAGCGACCAACATTTCGAGTTGGGAAGACTTCGAGCGATAGAATGGAGAAGATGGCTAGTCCGTTCTACAAACTCAGGTATCTCAGGATATGTGGATCATTTGGGGAATTTTATAGAAGGTAAGTCGACTTCTCTTATGAAAGCCGAGACTAGCTGGCAACAGATCCAAGTGATCGATTCTCCTCCCGGATTTTACGTTCTCTACGGGAACTTGATCCCTTGGATGATGATCATTCTGACCGCAATCTATTACGGAAATCTATTGCTTAGAGTCTATCGTAAAAAAGATTAA
- a CDS encoding DUF6580 family putative transport protein, which produces MSLSKNLVAFALLVLAVLSRFLPHLPNFTPVLAISIFGGVYFSNRWLAIALPLGIMLISDLLIGLHDMIPVVYGLFVVYAIVGMKIKDRLGLGSLAIVGLAGSVSFFLITNFFVWLTSGMYTLNGQGLVECYIAAIPFFKYSLLGDFTYVSVLFGSYYLLEKNGFVASTQAA; this is translated from the coding sequence ATGTCACTATCTAAAAATTTGGTAGCTTTCGCATTACTAGTACTTGCGGTTCTCAGTCGTTTTCTTCCTCACTTGCCGAACTTCACTCCGGTTTTGGCGATTTCCATTTTCGGCGGAGTTTATTTCTCTAACCGTTGGTTGGCGATCGCTCTTCCTTTAGGAATTATGCTGATTAGCGACTTGTTGATCGGTCTTCACGATATGATCCCGGTGGTCTACGGATTATTCGTAGTGTATGCAATCGTAGGAATGAAGATTAAAGATCGTTTGGGTCTTGGATCTTTGGCGATTGTCGGTCTTGCTGGTTCCGTTTCTTTCTTCCTGATCACCAACTTTTTCGTTTGGTTGACATCCGGAATGTATACTTTGAACGGACAAGGATTGGTAGAATGTTATATCGCTGCGATCCCGTTCTTCAAATATAGTCTGCTCGGAGACTTTACTTACGTTTCCGTTCTGTTCGGTTCCTATTATTTATTGGAAAAGAACGGATTTGTCGCTTCCACCCAAGCAGCTTAA
- the mazG gene encoding nucleoside triphosphate pyrophosphohydrolase has translation MKAPDPKDYPNSMAFLQDITSKLRSPEGCPWDREQTHSTLVPYLIEESQEVVEAILQGNDEHTKEELGDLLFQVVLHSQIASERGAFDLEEVAKDVAEKLVLRHPHVFDPETKDISSANEVVANWDLFKEKEKQLRQKTSKPKSILSEVPETFPSLLKAEKFQKKAAKAGFDWENIKGVEEKLNEELQEFLEEIRGISDPSSNQIRIEEELGDLLFTIVNLARKLGVSAESSLTRTNTKFKHRIEYMEARLGESDRKFSETPLDELEKLWNQAKNGIRKQTQNPLEEKQAIVSELIRGLSSFLIWKQDPETDWPKTYRFSHQSAEYSLIFSAFGSMTVLPNTDPWGRKAQPIFYLNVSEKIPGTWEDLSGNFYKTQEDIYEAILGSIRDYNLHS, from the coding sequence ATGAAAGCTCCCGACCCGAAAGACTATCCGAACTCGATGGCATTTCTCCAAGACATAACTTCTAAACTCAGAAGTCCGGAAGGTTGTCCTTGGGATAGAGAGCAGACACATTCTACCCTAGTGCCTTATTTAATCGAAGAATCTCAGGAAGTTGTAGAAGCAATACTTCAAGGGAACGACGAGCATACCAAGGAGGAGCTGGGGGATCTATTATTTCAAGTGGTACTTCATTCCCAAATTGCATCCGAAAGAGGTGCATTCGATTTGGAAGAAGTCGCAAAGGATGTTGCCGAAAAACTTGTATTACGGCACCCCCATGTATTCGATCCGGAAACAAAGGATATCTCTTCGGCTAACGAGGTCGTCGCCAACTGGGATCTTTTCAAAGAAAAAGAAAAACAGCTCAGACAAAAAACTTCCAAACCGAAATCCATCTTATCCGAAGTCCCTGAAACATTCCCTTCCCTATTAAAGGCGGAAAAATTCCAGAAGAAGGCAGCTAAAGCCGGTTTCGATTGGGAAAACATAAAAGGTGTAGAAGAAAAGTTGAATGAAGAACTTCAGGAATTCTTGGAGGAGATCAGAGGCATTTCGGATCCTTCTTCTAATCAAATCAGGATAGAAGAAGAATTGGGAGATCTTCTTTTTACTATAGTGAACCTAGCAAGAAAGCTGGGAGTATCCGCTGAATCTTCTCTTACGCGAACCAATACAAAGTTTAAACATAGAATAGAATATATGGAAGCACGCTTAGGAGAATCGGATCGCAAGTTTTCGGAAACACCTCTGGACGAACTAGAAAAACTTTGGAACCAAGCTAAGAACGGAATCCGAAAACAAACTCAAAATCCTTTGGAAGAAAAGCAGGCAATCGTTTCGGAATTGATCCGAGGACTTTCTTCTTTTTTGATATGGAAACAAGATCCTGAAACGGATTGGCCAAAAACGTATCGTTTTTCTCATCAATCAGCTGAGTATTCTTTGATATTCTCGGCATTCGGCTCTATGACAGTATTGCCTAATACGGATCCTTGGGGGAGAAAGGCCCAGCCGATCTTCTATCTAAATGTATCCGAAAAGATTCCCGGAACCTGGGAAGATTTGTCTGGAAATTTTTATAAAACCCAGGAAGATATATATGAGGCTATATTAGGATCGATCCGTGATTATAATCTTCACTCCTGA
- a CDS encoding LIC_13246 family protein, with the protein MKARRNKDIEDHFGWMKLKTDQLGFLGIIHSVNRFYDSLQGSQSKELRYFRRKLVKTDFRYSKIFMKKFGDYEYLIYARIETQGKSESDSWIHVDGIKMERDEMKAKGVKDHPSYEIRCLSDIFESSCVPASKSEEDKIDSDCG; encoded by the coding sequence ATGAAGGCGAGAAGAAACAAAGATATAGAGGATCATTTCGGTTGGATGAAATTGAAAACCGATCAACTGGGTTTTTTAGGAATTATACATTCCGTAAATAGATTCTACGATTCTCTCCAAGGCTCCCAATCCAAAGAACTACGTTATTTCCGAAGAAAATTGGTAAAAACGGATTTTAGATATTCTAAAATTTTTATGAAGAAGTTCGGAGATTATGAATATCTGATCTATGCACGGATCGAAACCCAGGGAAAATCGGAATCCGATTCTTGGATCCATGTGGACGGGATCAAAATGGAGAGGGACGAAATGAAGGCAAAAGGAGTCAAGGATCACCCCTCGTATGAGATCAGATGTCTTAGCGATATTTTCGAATCCTCTTGTGTCCCGGCATCCAAGTCGGAAGAAGACAAAATAGATTCGGATTGCGGTTAA